One window from the genome of Palaemon carinicauda isolate YSFRI2023 chromosome 24, ASM3689809v2, whole genome shotgun sequence encodes:
- the LOC137618355 gene encoding uncharacterized protein produces the protein MYDLPENCIELSPPFINLGIDAFRPWTIVSRRTRDRYANSKRWAILFSCQVTRAVHIELIEEISSSASINAVRRFISLRGQVKIFQSERGTNFIGSVNKLRINSINVDDGPFRNYLYNSSTAWIFNPPHSSHWGGPWERKISITRRILDQC, from the coding sequence ATGTATGATTTACCAGAGAATTGTATTGAACTGTCACCTCCATTTATTAATTTAGGAATAGATGCCTTCAGACCATGGACAATTGTTTCACGTAGAACTCGTGATCGATATGCTAACTCCAAGCGTTGGGCTATACTTTTCTCTTGCCAAGTAACTAGAGCTGTTCATATCGAGCTTATTGAAGAAATAAGCTCCTCGGCTTCTATTAACGCCGTCAGACGATTTATATCTCTGAGAGGTCAAGTGAAAATATTCCAGTCTGAGCGTGGAACTAATTTTATTGGTTCAGTCAACAAGCTGAGAATAAACTCTATTAACGTCGATGATGGACCTTTCAGGAACTACCTGTACAATTCTAGTACTGCTTGGATCTTTAATCCACCCCATTCCTCTCACTGGGGAGGACCATGGGAAAGGAAGATAAGCATCACCAGGAGGATACTAGATCAATGTTAA